The genomic DNA AAGCATTAATAAAGGTGTATAATATCTCATATTCTTAAAGAGCTAAGCATCTAATGAATCTTCCTTTACAAATCACAATGTGGCCATGTATCCTACACGAGCATTTGTAGGTGTCTGATACCCCATCTTCAAATAAGTTTGACACGAAGTTGGATATTCAATCGCTAATTACCATTGAAATAAAGTCAATTTGTTTTTGTTAACAAGCTTATCAAGCTACCACTATATCATCCATAGATTATCCTGCATAAGCACCAATAAAGGTGTTTAATATCTAATGTTCTTAAAGCTTTTATATGAAAGTTAATTGGGTTAGTATATCTGTCCGGTGTCCTGGATGGTTTACTTATGGGTTATTGGTTATTGTTGCAAGAAAGAAAAATTTATGTTTGATAAGCCAGCTTGTCAAGATACCACTACCATCAAATAGTTCCTCTGACAAAAGATTATTCATTGTTATTCGTTTGTTTTTATAGGTTTGAGTGTCCAAGAAATATGAAGATGCAGCTAAGAACTCTAGTTTGGCCTCTAGGTTTTGAGCAGCTCCTGAATTTATATCTTCTCAGAAAGAAGTTTAGTATTTCATTAAGTGGATTGTTAGTGTTCTAGTATGCTTGTAAGGATCATATTTGAGCTGTTCCTGTGTTGCTGAAGATCtgcagcacactttctctctttggAATATGGAAGACTTAATTCATCCACTGTCATGGCATTTGTTCCATTTATAAATGTCATAATGTGAAATAGTTCCCAAGTTGTTTCAGATAAACACTTGGTCAATAATCAGAATTTCATTTGTTAATCTGTtaaggatatatttttttttgaaaaaaaatagtaCTCTTAATTCATTCCTgagctttaaaaattatttcaattttattctatttataaaatattttgttttttACATTAAGAATTTATTTTCTCATTTGGTGACATGCTTGATTGCGGCTAGAGAGGAAAGGTAaagaatcattttttaaaaaacttttttaaattgtaattattattttattatttatttaaatatacaAAAACAAGCGACTGTataaaagttttataattttaagttaTTGAGAAATAATGcgtatttgattttattaaattaatatttaagtgaTTTATAAGAATAATAATATTTCTACTCGAACTTCAAAAAAAgttaaaatataaattagatataatttttaataaataattaaatttgaagacaatgaTCGGGTTCTATATCCCTAAGGGGtactaagttgaatattaagtgAGTAGTTGGTTTTTTCCTACTTCGACTCTGATTCTAATTTTAATTCTTAAGATCTAGTTTGATTTGTAACAAAATTAAATAGTTCACGAATTATTGGAGTTCTAGCTTGTTTAAAAGTCTAAAAAGCTTAATTTGAACTTTGACGAGTTAACATATTATTTTTATATCGTTAAATAAGTTGGAGTTCTAACTCGTTATGTTCGATCTTAAATTAACggtattattttacttttaaattttaattatatatatatatatacactcatGAGCGACTAAATTCGGACATCTCAATTAGTAAATTGAATCGAGGCACCCAGACAAATTTCCGGGAGTTCTTACAAGCTTTTAGGTGTCCGGACAAATTTTCGGACATTCTGATTTGTATTGTCCATAAATATACAAGGTAAATTTCTTCTCTCTATATATTGATATATTCTTGAGCCTTTAATTGAACATATTACCCCCAAGGATTTGACACAGATGAAAAACGTATGGTATTGTGTTTGAGTTGGGCAGGGATTAATCGTAGAGTTTCATTGTCTTATCATGCACTTGTCACATGTGCTCCTGTTGGTTATAGGGGACCGTTAACatgataattttatattttctttaaataaatGTATTTACGAGCTAGAGAAATAAATATTGTTAAATTTGAGCTTCATCAATAATATTTCCAAGTTCGAAATGTTGAGGCTTAatcgaatgatttttttttttaaccgagATAATAGCTTGCGAGTGACTTAATTGGTTTACACACATATGGGTCCCATACGTGGGACCCGCACATTGCCACATAGGTGGGTTCCATTACAAGGGTATCTAGGTAATTAGCCAAGACACAGCTTTGCAAAATTAGGGTTGCCTTCGTATATTAAAGTCCGCCCTCCTCCGAACGCAGCCACGGTTGCTTCGCAAGATCGACTCCTAATCGCCACGGAAGCGGCTCGAGGATGGTAATGTTTCTTTTCTTCCGCCGTGTATTTGTTTATTCCAATTATTTTCTCTCATTTGTAGCGATTGTGCAGAAAAAATTTGTATCGGGGATAGATTTTGGTGTATATTTGTGTTTCGGATCTCATCTTGTGAATTTAGCTTTAATGAATCGATAAATGAACTCGCTTGGTGCAGTTATCGTCTCGATTTATCTGAGTTTTTCGTTCAACTACTCCGAGAAGAATTTTTAACGGCTGAATCATCACCGCTTGCTTTACATTTAAGTTTTTTCCCACTAAAAATGCCcatatttattttttcctttatcAGAAACAATCGTCTTGTCGTATCTACGGTTCAGATAATGATTTTTGATTTCCACTACTTGCAGCCGAAGCAGATCCATGAGATTAAGGATTTCCTTCTCACTGCGAGAAGGAAAGATGCGCGATCAGTGAAGATTAAAAGAGGTAAGGACGTCGTAAAGTTCAAAGTTCGCTGCTCCAAGTACCTCTACACACTGTGTGTGTTTGACTCTGAGAAGGCGAACAAGTTGAAGCAATCTCTTCCTCCAGGTTGGTTTCGGCATGGACATCTGTTTGTTATTTACCTTTATCGGATTTaccttaatttatattatatgaaTCTTTTATTGTTTTATTTCATAGTTATTTGAAGACTTGACGACTTCTGTTATGGTGActtggttaattttttttatacagaGTTCTACACAAACAAAATCAAAGGCTGAACTATGAAAAATGTGATCTTGCATTaatcatcttaactttgaacactAGTAAATCAAATAGGCTGCAAGCTATCTAGAGTTCAAAATTCACAATAAAGTGTTGAAGGTATACATGCAATAATTTCAGATGCTAGTTTCATTGGGGTTTGAGATATGAAAATTTTTGACAGAGCAACAATGACTAAAGAGTGAAGTATTGTATAAGCCTTTATCTTTTGTAAGCTAGAAAATATCAGAAACTTAAATCTGTTTTCCCCTTTAAATTATGTTAGGAAGAGTTTATGATATGATCAAATTCCTAAGGCAAGGAGTTTGGTTTCTCAGTCTTGTGAGCTAATCAGCTAGTGAGTTAACCTTATTGAGTCAGCTACTGGTATCCTGCACAAGTGCTTATAGATGTTCGATACCTCATTTTGCTGGTGAGTGTTTGATGTTCGATTTATCAACAGCAGTTATGCAAGAAGGTTTTTGTTTGCTAAGCTAGCTCTACTGCTACTTCCATAGATTATTGTGCACCAGTATTAATCTAGGCGTTTGATATCTCATTTTCTTTAAGTTCTTATCCGTAATCAATTGGAGATCGATATTGCACCTGCATGTTGTTGGTTTTGTTGGTTGCCAATTATCGTTGCAAGAAAGTCAATTTTTGTGTCTGCTAAACCAGCTGAGCAAGCTGCTACTATCATCAAATAGATTCTTTTGTTACGTTTATTTATTTCATTTGCTTGTTTTTATAGGTTTGAGCGTCCAAGAAATCTGAAGATGCAGGTTGAAACTCTGAGTGGTCCTAGGTTTTGAGCAGCTCTCGAGTTTATTTCTTTTCAGCATAGTAGTCATGTCCTCCTTTGTCGAATGGATTGTCACTGTCCTAATGTGTTTGAAGGATCATATTTGAGCTATTATTGTTTTGCTGAGGAATCTACATGCATTTGCTTATTTGGAATGTGCAAGGCTTGAGTTCATCCTCTTTGTTTCATCACATGTTTGCCCCATTTATGAACTTTCAGATAAGCCAACTTTGCAATCtattaagaaaaaatattaatGATTTCCTTTTGATGAATATTAACTAAAATTGCAAgtgtaaaaaataatatatatttatggtCATATTGTAAGGTTAAAACTTTcatttaaattatgtttattaaGGTGATCATTTCATCTTAATGGATTTGTCTTAGGATATTTAGTTGACTAGAGGATGATAGTTTTATAAACTAACTACGTATTTTATCTCCTTTTGAAGTTTTGATATATAATCTACGGATAGATGAGAGAtgtttgaaataaatataatcatcTTTATTACAGTAAATGTGAGCAAGATTAGTCACTCATTTGTACCCTTATGAGTTGTGTAGATCCATaaagtaaataataattttacttatagaattcttatttattttatgaatTTCTGGAAAATGAAAATGCATTCTTTATTTTCATCTAGCAATTTCCCAAATCTGAACCAAATCGAAATTTAGTAAAAGAACACTACCTTCAGTCCCCTAACCACCCATACTTTACCTTCTATGTCAGACAAAAATTATTCCTGATCATAATTATCCTTAATTTTTATAAGGATAAAGAGGTATAATTTTTTCTCAATTtagtatcattaaaaaaaattaatatatttttttttgtctaaaTAAGGATCATTCTTTTTTCACCTGGCCAATTAATCAATTAGGAAGTATTATatctcttttttaatttttatacctaaaaaattgaGGGCTTGTGTTCCCGCACGGCAACCCTATTGGTAACTTTCAGGATAAtttgactattatttttttaaaaaaataataaactctTGTCCTAATTTGTCAAAAATGGATATGATATGGCAATCCTATTTGAAAAATAGGATTGAGAATTTTCATATTTGGATTCTAGTTGTTCTGAATTTAAAATTTAGGCTTTTTTTAATTGAATAAAATGttattatcaaaatttattttaaaaattaaaatattttttatatataaatagtaAAATCTTAATATCACTGATAATGATTTGTTAAGATAAaagtaaataattataaaaaaaaaatagtataaatAAATCAGGTCAAACAGGTTATTCAAATTAGTCAGATTATTCGAGTTCAAGTTTAGAATTTTCAAGATGAATTTTAATTTGGATTgaattcaagttaaaaaatttttataatatatcCGATCCTCTCTAATACTATTTAATTGTACCCGAAGTGTTTAATACGAAAATGATAAAATATCagataaatcattaaaaaaaataaaaaagaagcaGCAGACAAATAATCGTTCTAACAATTCACACAGGACAAGCAAATAATACTAATGATTACTGAACAGTTGTAAAATTCAGTCTTCTGAAAAATTTAAGAACGTTGAGATATTTCCCTCTGAAGGGTATAAATCCATTCCAGAATCCACAAAAATTGCCTCATTGTCATGGAAAACTAATTAATGTTGCAGCATTCTAACCATCCTTGAAGGGGGCCAATTGCAGACTTGAGAACTCAAATTGTGCCTCATTTTGAGGGCTTCAAGGTTGACAATGATCGCTTCTTCGAGGAGTTTGACTTGGATGAATCTTGTTTCTTCTCAGGCTCGACGGTCTTCTTCCTATCCTTCCGTTCCCTTTTCTTAAGAGCATTCATGTGAGCTTTAAGAACAGTTGCATAAGAAGCTTGGAATTTCTGGTATTCCTTTGCCGAAAGCTAGCAGAAcatttatgaattaaaaaaacaACCAGTAAGTGGCATTCAAAAGCAAGCATCATGAACTCATTGGTATATTTAAAGTTCAAATGAGATGAGAAATCGTTGAGAAGATGACAATTGAGAAAACACAACTTCAGATATGATGGAGAAACTGACAAATCTCAACATTGTCAAATGAAATGGAGCACAAGTTTCTATTCTGACACAATTCAAACCCTTACCAAGAGCAAAGCACTAATAACAAAACATGTTAAGAATAAAAAAAAGCTTACCAACCAATGTTTATCTAAACTTTGTTTTCATGTTACTCTTCAGATCCTTTGGGCCAAAATGAGTACAATATAAGCAATGCAAATAAGAactcaattaaaaaattaataatctctAGTTGAATGTTTGTATCCTAACAACTAGCaagtaacaaaaaataaaaatcattgatACTGACCCTATATGGGTCTTTAATTGTAATTCAGCAAACCAACACCAATCACAAAATAGTAGATTTTGTTTTCTGAGTGGAGTGAGAAAAAAAACTTTCTTATAATTGTCTAAGATTTATTCTAATCAAGTTACAGGCCAATAGGAAAAGCTGAACATTTCGATATGTCACATTAATTTTAGCAGAAGCAAAATATCATAATATCCCTTTATATTGAAATAGcaaaaattcatggtattgaaagTAATACATCACTCATCTGTCTAGTGACAAAAAGTATGTCATAGGAACATGATGATTAGAGATAGATAAGATAAGTGCTAACAGCTTCCATTTTTAATACAATTTTCTACAGAAGGTGACCTATGCATATTGCATTTAAGTTCGAGGTGCTCAACTAGGAACAGTGGCTTCACTAGTGATTAGTAGAAGTTGTAAGGATATCAACATTTCAGTTAGCAAAACTGCATGTCATTTTTCATTTCATTGTAATTAATTGGTCTACTTGTCAATTCTTTAAACTGAGATTGTAAAGCATGTTCATCATCTAGTTCATGCCAATGAATTAACTGGCATATCAGGCAAGAGCCTCTAAACTAAATCATAACTTTTCCTTGAAAGTTGAAACTAATAATAACTGAAAATCATTGTTCTTATTTTAGCCACACCATTACTATGTCTTCAGATTTGTTGACACAGTACAATAATGACATGATTAAGTAAACTATAGTAGGGATTGGCTAGTCCAACTcctgcatttttatttttattttttttgctattGAGCATGTCAGATACCATATGCAAAGAcatgaagaagaacaagaaaagaTAGGAAGATAGGAAAGAAAGAAAGCACTGGTTAAAAGCTGAAATCTAATCCAATGTGTTATTCCACCAGAATTTATAGAAATAGAATAACTATTCATAGGAATAGAATAACAATTCCTGTGAACCAAATGCACCACTATAGTTGGATTGATTAGAGCAACGAtgcaattaaattgattaaagtaattttaattaaagaaaACACTAGTTGAATTGAGTCTTAAATAATACTAAGGATGTATCTTTGCATGGAGGCCAATAGGCCCAAAATAGTTGGGATAAATACAACTTGATGATGATAATGAAGATGGCTCTGGTGGTGGTAATATGTAGGCACCTTTAGATGGGTAGTGATAAAGGAGTCCTATCTCATTTTCTTATGGACAAAACACTACAAGATACAAGTTACAATTGCCAAGTGAAGTAGATTAgtcaggaagaagaaaaaaaaatcatgatattGCTATAAAAAAACATAGTTCGATAATAGTTACAATGTTGAAGTTTTTCCAAAAGGTTAGAACAAAGCACATCATGGTATAACTAACCATCTGGGCCATTCAgagtacaaattaaacaaaccactaaatgaaaagaaaatttaataatgaagttATTGGCAAAACCCATCTATGGTGCAGACTCAGTACATCAATAAGCCAAAGTATGATAAAAGATCTAACTAGACTCTTTCTAGAAGTATTTGAAATATATGGAAGAATAATATGCTTTCCAACAAATAATATGTGAAACAACTCAGCTTGATAAATGATGACTGAATAATAATCAAAGAAACAAACAACAAAAAAATGAAACGTGTACACACTCCATCGTATCTTACTGGAATGAGGTTGGAATTCCAATATGGTTAGTAATAAACTGAAGGATAAGCATGTACAGACTCCATCATCTCACCAGGAATAG from Zingiber officinale cultivar Zhangliang chromosome 4A, Zo_v1.1, whole genome shotgun sequence includes the following:
- the LOC121970830 gene encoding 60S ribosomal protein L38, which translates into the protein MPKQIHEIKDFLLTARRKDARSVKIKRGKDVVKFKVRCSKYLYTLCVFDSEKANKLKQSLPPGLSVQEI